A single window of Brevundimonas vitisensis DNA harbors:
- the rpiA gene encoding ribose-5-phosphate isomerase RpiA: MSADDQKRRAGEAAALHVEPGMVVGLGTGSTAAWFVKALAARDLAGLRCVPTSEATADLARELGLTLSTLEDTPRIDLTVDGADEIGPGLALIKGGGAALLREKLVWEASSRCIVIADAAKVVPVLGAFPLPIEVVAFGHKTTGNRIADVLIDHDISQPARLRQAERGVVRTDGGNVIYDARCLAIHDPARLADDLKLITGVVEHGLFLDLADEAIVGTDDNGVERLLP, translated from the coding sequence ATGAGCGCCGACGATCAGAAACGCCGTGCTGGCGAAGCCGCCGCCCTGCATGTCGAACCGGGCATGGTCGTGGGCCTGGGTACCGGCTCAACAGCGGCCTGGTTCGTCAAGGCGCTGGCGGCGCGGGACCTGGCTGGCCTGCGCTGCGTCCCCACGTCGGAGGCGACGGCCGACCTGGCCCGCGAGCTTGGCCTGACCCTGTCGACGCTGGAGGACACGCCTCGCATCGACCTGACCGTCGACGGAGCCGACGAGATCGGGCCGGGTCTGGCCCTGATCAAGGGTGGCGGCGCGGCCCTGTTGCGCGAGAAACTGGTGTGGGAGGCGTCCAGCCGCTGCATCGTCATCGCCGACGCGGCCAAGGTGGTGCCGGTGCTGGGGGCCTTCCCCCTGCCGATCGAGGTCGTCGCCTTCGGCCACAAGACCACCGGCAACCGCATCGCCGACGTCCTGATCGACCACGACATCAGCCAGCCCGCCCGCCTGCGTCAGGCCGAGCGCGGCGTGGTGCGCACCGACGGCGGCAATGTCATCTATGACGCCCGCTGCCTGGCCATCCACGACCCCGCCCGCCTGGCCGACGACCTGAAGCTGATTACCGGCGTGGTCGAACACGGCCTGTTTCTTGATCTGGCGGATGAGGCGATCGTCGGCACCGACGACAACGGTGTGGAGCGGTTGCTGCCTTAA
- the glmU gene encoding bifunctional UDP-N-acetylglucosamine diphosphorylase/glucosamine-1-phosphate N-acetyltransferase GlmU: MTSHSAPRAAIILAAGQGTRMKSPLPKVLHPVGRRAMLDHAIDAAQALGCDPIIVVVGEHSPQVRAHVVARLGEAAIAVQDPPQGTGHAVRCAQAALAGFEGQVVVTYGDVPLLKAADIEPVFASADGVTVIGFEARDPGAYGRLVMEGDTLAAITEAKEASPEVLALTACNSGVMAAPAALLFDLLGEVRNDNAKGEYYLTDVVALARQRGAPTRAVFAAEDSVMGVNAQAELAQAEALFQSVQRDAFLAAGVTMSAPDTVHFAWDTQVGPGTVIEPYVVFGPGAVIAANARIRSFSHIEGATVASGAEVGPYARLRPGAALGEDVKVGNFVEVKNVAMAKGSKANHLAYLGDGTVGAAANIGAGTIFCNYDGVFKHRTTVEDGAFVGSNSALVAPVTIGAGAMVGSGSVITRDVPPGDLALARAPQTTKPGWATRFMATMRAKKAEKSR; this comes from the coding sequence ATGACCAGCCATAGCGCCCCCCGCGCCGCCATCATCCTTGCCGCCGGACAGGGCACGCGGATGAAGTCGCCCCTGCCCAAGGTTCTGCATCCGGTCGGGCGCCGTGCCATGCTGGACCACGCCATCGACGCGGCCCAGGCGCTGGGCTGCGACCCCATCATCGTCGTGGTGGGCGAGCATTCGCCGCAGGTTCGCGCCCATGTCGTGGCCCGGCTGGGTGAAGCGGCCATCGCCGTTCAGGACCCGCCCCAGGGCACCGGCCACGCCGTCCGCTGCGCGCAAGCGGCCCTGGCCGGGTTCGAAGGTCAGGTCGTGGTCACCTATGGCGACGTTCCGCTGCTGAAGGCTGCAGACATCGAGCCGGTCTTCGCCTCGGCCGACGGCGTCACCGTGATCGGCTTCGAGGCCCGGGACCCCGGTGCCTATGGCCGACTGGTCATGGAGGGCGACACCCTGGCCGCCATCACCGAGGCCAAGGAGGCCAGCCCCGAGGTCCTGGCCCTGACCGCCTGCAACTCTGGCGTCATGGCCGCCCCCGCCGCCCTGCTGTTCGACCTGCTGGGCGAGGTGCGCAACGACAATGCAAAGGGGGAATATTACCTGACTGACGTCGTCGCCCTGGCGCGTCAGCGCGGGGCCCCTACCCGCGCCGTCTTCGCCGCCGAAGACTCGGTCATGGGCGTCAATGCCCAGGCCGAACTGGCACAGGCCGAGGCCCTGTTCCAGTCGGTGCAGCGCGACGCCTTCCTGGCCGCCGGCGTCACCATGAGCGCCCCGGACACCGTCCATTTCGCCTGGGACACCCAGGTCGGTCCCGGCACGGTGATCGAGCCCTATGTCGTCTTTGGCCCCGGCGCGGTGATCGCGGCCAACGCCCGCATCCGCTCCTTCAGCCATATCGAGGGGGCCACCGTCGCCTCCGGCGCCGAGGTCGGCCCCTATGCCCGGCTGCGCCCCGGCGCGGCCCTTGGCGAAGACGTCAAGGTCGGCAATTTCGTCGAGGTGAAGAACGTCGCCATGGCGAAGGGGTCAAAGGCCAACCACCTGGCCTATCTGGGCGACGGCACGGTCGGGGCGGCGGCCAACATCGGCGCGGGCACCATCTTCTGCAACTACGACGGCGTGTTCAAACACCGCACGACGGTCGAGGACGGGGCCTTTGTCGGTTCCAACAGCGCCCTGGTCGCGCCGGTCACGATCGGGGCCGGAGCCATGGTCGGGTCCGGCTCGGTCATCACCCGCGACGTCCCCCCAGGCGACCTCGCCCTGGCCCGCGCCCCCCAGACCACCAAGCCCGGCTGGGCCACCCGCTTCATGGCGACGATGCGGGCGAAGAAGGCGGAGAAGTCCCGATGA
- a CDS encoding GH1 family beta-glucosidase, which yields MTANYTFPEGFLWGAATAAYQIEGSSMADGAGESIWDRFSHTPGNMKDGDTGDVACDHYNRWREDIEIMKRLGLKAYRFSVSWSRVMPDGTGRLNEAGLQFYDNLIDGLIEAGIEPLCTLYHWDLPAALDDRGGWLNPDIADWFADYGQVLFERFKGRVKTWGTINEPWVIVDGGYLHGALAPGHRSAFEAMIAGHNVLRAHGAAVRRFREVGEGQIGIVLNIEPKYPASDKPEDEAARKRAEAQMNRWFLDPLMGRGYPEELKDVYGEAYREFPQKDFDLIATPTDWMGLNWYTRSVPENAPDAWPTRSRPVKQVQHAHTETGWEVYPPALTDTLVWLHEQTGGLPLMITENGSAWYDPPHAIDGRIHDPMRVQYLKTHLRAAHDAIGKGVDLRGYMAWSLLDNLEWSLGYSKRFGITHVNFATQERTIKDSGLLYADIIASNGAILSE from the coding sequence ATGACCGCTAACTATACGTTTCCAGAAGGTTTTCTGTGGGGCGCCGCGACGGCCGCCTATCAGATCGAGGGATCGTCGATGGCCGACGGCGCGGGCGAATCCATCTGGGACCGATTCAGCCACACCCCTGGCAATATGAAGGATGGCGACACCGGCGACGTCGCCTGCGACCATTACAACCGCTGGCGCGAAGACATCGAGATCATGAAGCGGCTGGGGCTGAAAGCCTACCGATTCTCGGTGAGCTGGAGCCGGGTCATGCCGGACGGCACCGGCCGTCTGAACGAGGCGGGCCTGCAGTTCTACGACAATCTGATCGACGGCCTGATCGAGGCGGGCATCGAGCCGCTCTGCACCCTCTATCACTGGGACCTGCCCGCCGCTCTGGACGACCGCGGCGGCTGGCTGAACCCCGACATCGCCGACTGGTTCGCCGACTATGGCCAGGTGCTGTTCGAGCGGTTCAAGGGCCGGGTCAAGACTTGGGGCACCATCAACGAGCCCTGGGTGATCGTCGACGGCGGCTATCTGCACGGGGCCCTGGCCCCCGGTCACCGATCGGCTTTCGAGGCGATGATCGCCGGCCACAACGTCTTGCGCGCCCACGGGGCTGCCGTCCGCCGTTTCCGGGAAGTCGGCGAGGGCCAGATCGGCATCGTCTTGAACATCGAGCCGAAATACCCCGCCAGCGACAAGCCCGAGGACGAGGCCGCCCGCAAGCGCGCCGAAGCCCAGATGAACCGCTGGTTCCTCGACCCCCTTATGGGCCGCGGCTATCCCGAGGAACTCAAGGACGTCTATGGCGAGGCCTACCGCGAGTTCCCCCAGAAAGACTTCGACCTGATCGCCACCCCCACGGACTGGATGGGGCTGAACTGGTACACCCGTTCGGTGCCCGAGAACGCGCCCGACGCCTGGCCGACCCGCTCGCGCCCCGTCAAGCAAGTCCAGCACGCCCACACCGAGACCGGTTGGGAAGTCTATCCCCCCGCACTGACCGACACCCTGGTGTGGCTGCACGAGCAGACGGGCGGCCTGCCGCTGATGATTACCGAGAACGGATCCGCCTGGTACGACCCGCCTCACGCCATCGATGGCCGGATCCATGATCCGATGCGGGTCCAGTATCTGAAAACCCACCTGCGCGCGGCCCATGACGCCATCGGCAAGGGCGTTGACCTGCGCGGCTATATGGCCTGGTCCCTGCTGGACAATCTGGAATGGTCGCTGGGCTATTCGAAGCGGTTCGGCATCACCCACGTCAATTTCGCGACCCAGGAACGCACGATCAAGGATTCGGGCCTGTTGTACGCCGACATCATCGCCTCGAACGGCGCCATCCTGTCGGAATAG
- the lspA gene encoding signal peptidase II, producing MKPVANIPRIAWAAYGFALAIIVIDQLTKAWVLAGVDASVSQIPDGYLLHEVAPPLFNLTFVLNDGVSFGLFGGGSARWVLSVFSLIVAGVLAVWATRTDRRLLISAIGLVMGGALGNVIDRIRFGGVVDFLDFSGTGLFPWIFNVADSAITVGVVLLILDSLLSERAAKVGAAVEKS from the coding sequence ATGAAACCTGTCGCCAACATCCCCCGCATCGCCTGGGCCGCCTATGGCTTTGCCCTGGCCATCATCGTGATCGATCAACTGACCAAGGCCTGGGTCCTGGCAGGCGTCGATGCCAGCGTCAGCCAGATTCCCGACGGCTATCTACTGCACGAGGTGGCCCCGCCCCTGTTCAACCTGACTTTCGTGCTGAACGACGGCGTCAGTTTCGGACTGTTCGGCGGTGGTTCGGCACGCTGGGTGCTCAGCGTCTTTTCCCTGATCGTGGCCGGCGTCCTGGCCGTGTGGGCGACCCGCACCGATCGCCGCCTGCTGATCAGCGCCATCGGCCTGGTCATGGGCGGGGCTCTGGGCAATGTCATCGACCGCATCCGGTTTGGTGGCGTGGTCGACTTCCTCGATTTTTCGGGAACGGGTCTGTTCCCGTGGATCTTCAACGTCGCCGACAGCGCCATCACCGTCGGCGTGGTGCTGCTCATCCTGGACAGCCTTCTCTCGGAACGAGCGGCTAAGGTTGGCGCAGCCGTCGAAAAGTCGTAA
- a CDS encoding HAD-IA family hydrolase, with translation MVTRDLEGWTIAFDLDGTLVESAPDLIGTLNRLLVLEGLPTRPVEAARHLVGHGAMALLKDGFREAGAEWDAARAPELLDAFIADYRLHLADHSHAFDGVAAALDALSARGAILCVATNKRTDLSVALIEALGLTRHFAAIVGPDAVSARKPDGAHIREAVTLAGGDPARAIMVGDSITDTAAALNAGVPCVMVSFGYTDRPAGELGGTCVIDAYGELAEAVTGITGRA, from the coding sequence ATGGTCACGCGCGATCTGGAAGGCTGGACCATCGCCTTCGACCTGGACGGGACCCTGGTCGAGAGCGCGCCGGACCTGATCGGGACGCTGAACCGGCTACTGGTCCTGGAAGGATTGCCGACGCGGCCTGTGGAGGCGGCGCGCCATCTCGTCGGCCATGGAGCGATGGCCCTGCTGAAGGACGGGTTCCGCGAGGCGGGGGCCGAATGGGACGCGGCGCGGGCGCCTGAGTTGCTGGACGCGTTCATCGCCGACTATCGGCTGCATCTTGCTGATCACAGCCACGCCTTCGACGGGGTGGCGGCGGCCCTGGACGCGCTAAGCGCGCGCGGGGCGATCCTGTGCGTGGCGACGAACAAGCGGACGGATCTGTCGGTGGCCCTGATCGAGGCCTTGGGTCTGACACGGCATTTCGCGGCCATCGTGGGGCCCGATGCGGTCAGCGCGCGCAAGCCCGACGGGGCCCATATCCGCGAGGCGGTGACCTTGGCCGGGGGCGATCCGGCCCGCGCCATCATGGTGGGCGACAGCATCACGGACACGGCGGCGGCCCTCAATGCGGGCGTGCCCTGTGTGATGGTCAGCTTCGGCTATACCGACCGGCCCGCCGGTGAGTTGGGCGGGACCTGTGTGATCGATGCCTATGGCGAGCTGGCCGAGGCCGTGACCGGAATCACCGGGCGGGCCTGA
- the gor gene encoding glutathione-disulfide reductase: MTTYDYDLFVIGAGSGGVRAARLTALDGKRVAIAEEHRVGGTCVIRGCVPKKFMVMASEVSHALHIAEGYGWSFDNARFDWPTFLQAKDVEIARLSGIYAANLGKAGVELIHGRAVLRDAHTIEILGKDQTITAERILIATGGRPWVPDNLPGIEHAITSEEAFHLPELPKRILIAGGGYIAVEFAGIFAGLGVETTLIYRGPNILRGFDDDVRAHLAGEIEKRGVKVILGCQHEKLEKTETGIVNHLENGMAIETDVVMFATGRVPHVKDLGLETAGVALNDKGAIQVDTYSRTTADNIWAIGDVTDRINLTPVAIREAVAFHQTVYRDTPTAFDYEAVASAVFSQPPVGVVGLTEAEARHTCAKGVDVYLTRFRPMKYAFTGSDERVLMKLVVDAETQRVVGVHIVGPESPEMIQLAAIAVKAGLTKAQWDATCAVHPTMAEELVTLKDKQTPASMSAG; the protein is encoded by the coding sequence ATGACCACCTACGACTACGACCTCTTCGTCATCGGTGCGGGCTCGGGCGGGGTGCGGGCGGCGCGGCTGACGGCGCTGGACGGCAAGCGCGTGGCCATCGCCGAGGAGCACCGCGTGGGCGGCACCTGCGTGATCCGCGGCTGCGTACCCAAGAAATTCATGGTCATGGCCTCCGAGGTCAGCCACGCCCTGCATATCGCCGAAGGCTATGGCTGGTCGTTCGACAACGCCCGCTTTGACTGGCCCACCTTCCTCCAGGCCAAGGACGTCGAGATTGCTCGCCTGTCCGGCATCTATGCCGCCAATCTGGGCAAGGCGGGGGTCGAGCTGATCCACGGCCGCGCCGTGCTTCGCGATGCCCACACCATCGAGATCCTGGGCAAGGATCAGACGATCACCGCCGAACGCATCCTGATCGCCACCGGCGGCCGTCCCTGGGTGCCCGACAACCTGCCCGGCATCGAACACGCCATTACCTCGGAAGAGGCCTTCCACCTGCCCGAACTGCCCAAGCGGATCCTGATCGCGGGCGGCGGCTACATCGCGGTGGAGTTCGCGGGCATCTTCGCCGGCCTAGGCGTCGAGACCACCCTGATCTATCGCGGGCCCAACATCCTGCGCGGTTTCGACGACGACGTGCGTGCCCATCTGGCCGGCGAGATCGAGAAGCGCGGCGTCAAGGTCATCCTGGGCTGCCAGCACGAGAAGCTGGAAAAGACCGAAACCGGCATCGTCAACCACCTGGAAAACGGCATGGCGATCGAGACCGACGTGGTCATGTTCGCCACTGGGCGTGTGCCGCACGTCAAGGATCTGGGCCTAGAAACCGCCGGAGTGGCGCTGAACGACAAGGGCGCGATCCAGGTCGATACTTATTCAAGGACGACCGCCGACAATATCTGGGCCATCGGCGACGTCACCGACCGGATCAACCTGACCCCCGTCGCCATCCGAGAGGCGGTCGCCTTCCACCAGACCGTGTATCGCGACACCCCCACCGCCTTCGACTATGAGGCTGTGGCCAGCGCGGTCTTCAGCCAGCCGCCCGTCGGCGTAGTCGGCCTGACCGAGGCCGAGGCCAGGCACACCTGCGCCAAGGGCGTCGACGTCTATCTGACCCGGTTCCGCCCGATGAAATACGCCTTCACCGGCTCGGACGAGCGGGTGTTGATGAAGCTGGTGGTCGATGCCGAGACCCAGCGCGTGGTCGGGGTCCACATCGTCGGCCCGGAAAGCCCCGAGATGATCCAGCTGGCCGCCATCGCGGTGAAGGCCGGACTGACCAAGGCCCAGTGGGATGCGACGTGCGCCGTCCACCCGACCATGGCCGAGGAACTGGTCACCTTGAAGGACAAGCAGACCCCCGCCAGCATGTCGGCGGGTTGA
- a CDS encoding LacI family DNA-binding transcriptional regulator, whose amino-acid sequence MKAATIRDVALRATVSVASVSRVLNGAGPVAEPTRRRVLEAVEALQYVPHSGARSLSTSKTNTVGVILPDLFGEFFSELIRGLDVAAREHGYHLIVSSSHDDADEASAAIRSMRGRVDGLIVLSPHMDAANLAASLAGRLPVLLMNGGATDAGRPSIVVDNHGGAVTAVKHLLDTGRTRIAHIAGPAGNLEAESRLAGYGEAMARAGLETTVVEGDFTQASGHRAAARLIADGQSLDGLFAGNDMMAVGALLAFQEAGLRCPEDIAVVGFDDVPIAGLVRPSLTTMRIRIAETGRSALKRLVGLIEANTGADVACDVVRPELVIRQSSGQAATPDRRAAANRAPTATGSSQLGEVRDV is encoded by the coding sequence ATGAAGGCCGCGACCATCCGTGACGTGGCCCTGCGCGCGACGGTGTCCGTCGCGTCGGTCTCGCGCGTCCTGAACGGAGCCGGACCGGTCGCGGAGCCGACGCGCCGCCGGGTCCTGGAGGCTGTAGAGGCGCTGCAATATGTGCCGCACAGCGGGGCCCGCAGCCTGTCGACCAGCAAGACCAACACCGTCGGCGTCATCCTGCCGGACCTGTTCGGGGAGTTCTTCTCGGAGCTGATCCGCGGCCTGGACGTGGCGGCGCGTGAACACGGCTATCACCTGATCGTCTCCAGCTCTCACGACGACGCGGACGAGGCTTCGGCCGCCATCCGCTCGATGCGCGGGCGTGTGGACGGGCTGATCGTGCTGTCGCCGCACATGGATGCCGCCAATCTGGCTGCCAGCCTGGCCGGGCGCCTGCCGGTGCTGCTGATGAACGGCGGGGCAACGGACGCAGGGCGGCCCTCGATCGTGGTGGACAATCACGGCGGCGCGGTCACGGCGGTCAAGCATCTGCTGGACACCGGCCGGACCCGGATCGCCCATATCGCGGGCCCCGCGGGCAACCTTGAGGCTGAGTCGCGTCTGGCTGGATATGGCGAGGCCATGGCGCGCGCGGGCCTGGAGACGACCGTCGTCGAGGGCGACTTCACCCAGGCGTCGGGCCACCGGGCGGCGGCGCGTCTGATCGCCGATGGACAGTCGCTGGACGGACTGTTCGCCGGCAATGACATGATGGCGGTCGGAGCCCTGCTGGCCTTTCAGGAGGCGGGTCTGCGCTGTCCCGAAGACATCGCCGTGGTCGGGTTCGACGACGTGCCGATCGCCGGACTGGTGCGGCCGTCCCTGACCACCATGAGAATTCGTATCGCCGAGACCGGCCGCAGTGCGCTGAAGCGCCTCGTCGGGCTGATTGAAGCCAACACCGGTGCCGATGTCGCGTGCGACGTCGTGCGGCCGGAACTCGTCATCCGCCAGTCCTCCGGGCAGGCGGCAACACCGGACCGAAGGGCGGCGGCCAACAGAGCGCCGACCGCCACGGGATCGTCTCAACTGGGGGAAGTCAGGGATGTCTAA
- a CDS encoding energy transducer TonB has product MRHIAMTVAALAALTACTTNPAIRSDVVVPSGFTQANGETFRWLATPGGRDLLDVYPPAAMQQELEGYAVLDCVFLDTGRIGDCQIIQESPVGSGFGAAALRLVDRYRYDPVLHADMIGARGRQTVRFVLG; this is encoded by the coding sequence ATGCGACATATTGCGATGACCGTTGCCGCCTTGGCGGCCCTGACCGCCTGCACGACAAACCCGGCAATCCGGTCGGATGTAGTGGTTCCAAGCGGCTTTACCCAGGCCAATGGCGAGACGTTCCGATGGCTGGCCACCCCCGGCGGTCGCGATCTTCTGGACGTCTATCCGCCTGCCGCCATGCAACAGGAACTTGAGGGGTATGCCGTCCTGGACTGCGTCTTCCTGGACACCGGCCGCATAGGCGATTGCCAGATCATTCAGGAAAGCCCGGTTGGGTCCGGCTTTGGGGCGGCCGCCCTGCGCCTGGTGGACCGCTACCGCTATGATCCGGTGCTGCACGCCGACATGATCGGCGCGCGTGGCCGCCAGACGGTGCGCTTCGTGCTGGGCTAG
- a CDS encoding DUF3035 domain-containing protein, with amino-acid sequence MRIRSLATLSLLTLSSASLAACGGGFGQSIGLSKITPDEFLTVSTAPLSLPPEYGLRPPAPGQPRPQELAPESAARQILLGQRQAVTRTPGEQALVAQAGAERADPLARYVIDDEFGDLAHKDENWADRVMFWRRDDSASQAATTTPGAQGAVTIDATTEAERLRALTGAETAIVIAPRRSGGIKLPGL; translated from the coding sequence ATGCGAATTCGCAGCCTTGCCACCCTGTCCCTGCTGACCCTGTCCAGCGCGTCTCTGGCGGCCTGTGGCGGCGGCTTTGGCCAAAGCATCGGCCTCAGCAAGATCACGCCGGATGAGTTCCTGACCGTATCCACCGCCCCGCTGTCGCTGCCGCCGGAATACGGCCTGCGTCCGCCGGCCCCCGGCCAGCCCCGGCCCCAGGAACTGGCCCCCGAAAGCGCCGCCCGCCAGATTCTGCTGGGTCAGCGCCAAGCCGTCACGCGCACGCCGGGCGAACAGGCTCTGGTGGCTCAGGCCGGTGCCGAACGCGCCGATCCTCTGGCCCGCTATGTCATCGACGACGAATTCGGTGACCTGGCGCACAAGGATGAGAACTGGGCTGATCGGGTCATGTTCTGGCGGCGCGACGACAGCGCCAGCCAGGCGGCCACGACGACGCCGGGTGCACAGGGTGCCGTCACCATCGACGCCACCACCGAGGCCGAACGTCTGCGCGCCCTGACCGGTGCCGAGACGGCCATCGTCATCGCCCCGCGCCGCTCGGGCGGTATCAAGCTCCCGGGTCTCTGA
- a CDS encoding FKBP-type peptidyl-prolyl cis-trans isomerase has translation MTRALTALAAAALTLFASAAAAQEARPHSTPAEWEAGQAAYLAWSGARRGWTTTDSGLQYRREGRANPSGRQPAATDTVKVHYQGTFIDGTEFDSSYGRGEPAEFPLNRVIKGWTEGVALMREGETFWFVIPADLAYGSRWVGGEIPPNSTLIFKVELLEVRPAR, from the coding sequence ATGACACGCGCCCTGACTGCCCTCGCCGCTGCCGCCCTGACCCTGTTCGCCTCTGCCGCTGCAGCTCAGGAAGCGCGCCCCCATTCCACCCCGGCGGAGTGGGAGGCGGGCCAGGCCGCCTATCTGGCCTGGAGCGGGGCCCGGCGCGGCTGGACGACCACGGACTCTGGTCTGCAATACCGCCGCGAAGGACGCGCCAATCCGTCCGGTCGCCAGCCCGCGGCCACCGACACGGTCAAGGTCCACTATCAAGGCACGTTCATCGACGGGACTGAGTTTGACAGTTCCTATGGCCGTGGCGAACCGGCCGAGTTTCCGCTGAACCGGGTCATCAAGGGCTGGACCGAAGGGGTGGCCCTGATGCGCGAGGGCGAGACCTTCTGGTTCGTCATCCCCGCCGACCTGGCCTATGGCTCACGCTGGGTCGGAGGCGAGATCCCGCCGAACTCCACCCTCATCTTCAAGGTGGAACTGCTGGAGGTCAGGCCCGCCCGGTGA
- a CDS encoding M28 family peptidase — translation MSALAMAFLMSAPAWAQDEATIVHAEALRDRAMAGNQALAIVTDITTRFGPRPAGSEAEQAAAAWAADYMRANGFQNVRIETFPLIGWERGEQGGAITGPRPQPLVVAALGHSPATPAEGVEAQVVRFTSLEALQAAPETAVRGKIVFIDMGQMRPMQDGSGYGPQTRVRGGAPAVAAAKGAVAFIMRSAGTDEDRMPHTGTTRYVEGRPTLPSFALSAPDADQLSRLIVMGEPVTVRLFSSARTYETTSQNVMGDLPGRTRPNEIIVLGSHLDSWDLGTGAVDDAAGGAITLAAALTIQAGGRRPARTLRVILYGSEEVAQPTAATGDGGGVYVRNLGEAVADHVVAGESDFGADRVYALRLPPGAQGSAFQQAATRVLYPIGVLASNTPELSGGVDIGPLARAGVPVFTLAQDGTRYFDLHHTANDTLDKIDPDQLTQNVAAWAGLIWLIADSEVDFRAMRPAE, via the coding sequence GCGCAGGACGAGGCGACGATCGTCCATGCCGAGGCGCTGCGTGACCGGGCCATGGCCGGAAACCAGGCCCTGGCCATCGTCACCGACATTACCACCCGGTTCGGTCCGCGTCCGGCGGGGTCGGAGGCCGAGCAGGCCGCCGCCGCCTGGGCTGCGGACTATATGCGGGCCAACGGGTTCCAGAACGTCCGCATCGAGACCTTCCCGCTGATCGGCTGGGAGCGCGGCGAGCAGGGCGGAGCCATCACAGGACCCCGGCCGCAGCCGCTGGTCGTGGCGGCTCTTGGCCACTCTCCAGCCACCCCCGCAGAAGGTGTGGAGGCCCAGGTCGTGCGGTTTACGTCGCTGGAGGCCCTTCAGGCGGCACCAGAGACGGCGGTTCGCGGCAAGATCGTCTTCATCGACATGGGCCAGATGCGTCCCATGCAGGACGGCTCGGGCTATGGTCCTCAGACCCGCGTGCGGGGCGGGGCCCCCGCCGTGGCGGCGGCCAAGGGGGCTGTGGCCTTCATCATGCGCTCGGCCGGGACCGATGAAGACCGAATGCCGCATACCGGCACCACGCGTTATGTCGAGGGGCGACCGACCCTGCCATCCTTTGCGTTGTCGGCCCCGGATGCGGATCAGCTCAGCCGACTGATCGTCATGGGAGAACCGGTCACGGTGCGGCTGTTTTCGAGCGCCCGGACCTATGAGACGACGTCGCAGAATGTGATGGGCGATCTGCCGGGTCGGACGCGGCCGAACGAGATCATCGTGCTGGGCTCGCATCTGGACAGCTGGGATCTGGGTACCGGCGCGGTCGACGACGCGGCGGGCGGGGCCATCACCCTTGCGGCGGCCCTGACGATCCAGGCGGGCGGACGTCGACCTGCGCGCACCCTTCGCGTCATCCTGTACGGATCAGAGGAGGTGGCCCAGCCCACGGCTGCGACCGGCGACGGCGGCGGTGTCTATGTGCGCAACCTGGGCGAGGCGGTGGCCGACCATGTGGTGGCGGGCGAAAGCGATTTCGGCGCGGACCGGGTGTATGCGCTACGTCTGCCGCCCGGTGCGCAAGGATCGGCGTTCCAGCAGGCGGCCACCCGGGTGCTGTACCCGATCGGCGTTCTGGCCTCCAACACGCCCGAACTGAGCGGCGGCGTCGACATCGGCCCTCTGGCCCGGGCCGGTGTTCCGGTATTCACCCTGGCGCAGGACGGGACGCGGTATTTTGATCTGCACCACACAGCCAACGATACCCTGGACAAGATCGACCCGGATCAGCTGACCCAGAACGTCGCGGCCTGGGCTGGGCTGATCTGGCTGATCGCCGATTCTGAGGTGGATTTCCGGGCTATGCGACCGGCCGAATAG